From Humidesulfovibrio mexicanus:
CCTGCCCGGCACGCGGCCCAGCCTCCCCAGCGGACTGCCACACGGGCAGGGGCCGGAGAGCCAGCACGCGGCGTCGCCCGTGCGGTAGCGCACAAGGGGCATGGCCCGCTCGCCCAGGGTCGTGACCAGAATTTCCCCCACCGCCCCCAGCGGCAAGAGCGCGCCGCTTCCAGGGGCGGCGATCTCCACCAGCACATCGGCCTCGCGCAGATGATAACCCGAGTGGGCGGCGCATTCAACGCCTCCGCCATAGCCGGTTTCGGTCATGCCCCAATGGTCGAAGACCTCGCAGCCCCAGGCGGCCTGCAATTCGGCGCGCAAATCCCCGGGCAGGGGCTCGGCGCTGGAAAGCACGGCGCGCACAATCCCGAACGCCTGTGACGGCAAGGCCAACAAAGCGCGGAGTTGGGTGGGCGCGGCCACAAGACAGGTGACGCCGTGCGCGGCCATGAACTCCGGCAGCTCCGCAGGGGCCCAGGGCTCCGGCGGGAGCACGGCGCGCGCCCCGATGCCCGGCAGCGCACGAACCAGCAGATCCGCAACCCCCCACTCCCGGCGGCCGGGCAGCAGCACCAGGACCGCGTCGCCCGGCCCGGCTAATGTACCCATGCCCACGGCGAAAAAGTCGATGGTCCGCGCCAGGTCGGCACGGGAAAATGACAAGCGCTTGGGCGGCCCGCTGGAACCCGAAGTCGGCAGGCTCACCACGCGCTCCACCTCGTCCTGGCTCACGGTGAGCAGGCCCGGCTGGGCAAGATCCGCGGCCTCCATGCGCGGCAGCACGGCCAAATCCGAAGGCCCGCGCAGGGCGTCCAGGTCAACGCCCGCAAGACGTGCCGCATGAAAGGGACTGGCTTGCCGCGCCCAGGCGAGGGTGCGCCGCAACTCGGCCATCCGCCAGGCTTGGACGGCTTCCGGAGCAAGACGCTCCAGGCCCATGCGCCCGGCCAGCCAGGCATCCAGCGGGCTGCGCCTCATGCGCCGCGCCCCCGGTACAGCGTCGTGCCGTCCACGGCGGTCAGGTTATAGAGGCAGAAGGGAACAAGCCTGCCGTCCGGGGCCTGGGTGTGGATGCAGCAGCCGCGCACCCGCTCCAGGTCCAGTGTCCAGGCGTCCTGAAAAGCCATGCAGGACACGCTGAAGCGCTTGTCCGCCCCCCGGTTGGCCAGAAAACGCTCGAGATCATCGCGCGCGGGCGCGGCGAGCGGCGCGGCGGCGGCGGCCCACTGCCGGGCCACGCTGGCCTTGGCCTGGCGCGCGCCCTCGGCCGCGGACGGGACCGCCAGCGGCGACAGGGGCGAGCCCGCGCCGCAGCAGCCGCCTTCGGCAAGGGGAACCAGCGCGCCGTCCCGCACGGCGTACCGGGCGCTGAAGGAACAGCGCTCGTGCTCGCAGCCTGGGGGATGGAAATCCTCTGCCCGGAGCATCCCGCCGCTCTGCTCCACCAGCAGGGTCAGCACCTCCGGCAGGGTCAGGCGGCGCGACTCATCCATGCCCAGCGCAAAACGGCCAAAACCCGAAGCGGGCTGGAAATGCACCCCGCGCACCACAGGCGACCGCGACAGGCCCAGGCGCAGGATGTCGCCCAGGGCATGGTCGTTGACCCCGCGCAGCAGCGTGGGCACCAGCACCACGCCAAGACCTGCCCGGCCGCAGGCGTCCAGCGCGCGGAGCTTTTCGGCCAGAAGCGGCCTGCCGCGCAGGATTGCGCAGGCCTCGTCCGGGCCGTCGAACTGCAAAAACACGGACTGCAACCCGGCCTGGGCCAGGCGTTCGGCATAGCCCGGTTCCCGCGCGAGGCGCAGGCCGTTGGTGTTCACCTGCACCAGGCCGAAGCCCAGAGGCCGCGCCGCGGCGACGATCTCAGGCAGGTCGTCGCGGCAGGTGGGCTCGCCGCCGGAAAGCTGCAGATTGCAGCCACCGGCCACGCGGCGCAGCTCGGCCAGGCGCGCCGCCAGCTCCGGAACCGAAGGCTCGGACATGGCCTGTAGAGCCCCGGGCGCTTCGGCCCCAGGCGCTTGGGGCTCGGACGCATCCTTGCCGGATGACGCGTAGCACACGGGGCAACACAGATTGCAGCGGCCCGTCACCTCCACAACGCCGGTGC
This genomic window contains:
- the trsS gene encoding radical SAM (seleno)protein TrsS, which gives rise to MPEAAAQDVLSETEALCPVCLRRLPARRVRRGDAVWLLRHCPEHGPAEAVIWRGAPAFESWRRPKTPSAPPVCSTGVERGCPFDCGLCPEHAQHTCTGVVEVTGRCNLCCPVCYASSGKDASEPQAPGAEAPGALQAMSEPSVPELAARLAELRRVAGGCNLQLSGGEPTCRDDLPEIVAAARPLGFGLVQVNTNGLRLAREPGYAERLAQAGLQSVFLQFDGPDEACAILRGRPLLAEKLRALDACGRAGLGVVLVPTLLRGVNDHALGDILRLGLSRSPVVRGVHFQPASGFGRFALGMDESRRLTLPEVLTLLVEQSGGMLRAEDFHPPGCEHERCSFSARYAVRDGALVPLAEGGCCGAGSPLSPLAVPSAAEGARQAKASVARQWAAAAAPLAAPARDDLERFLANRGADKRFSVSCMAFQDAWTLDLERVRGCCIHTQAPDGRLVPFCLYNLTAVDGTTLYRGRGA
- a CDS encoding DVU_1553 family AMP-dependent CoA ligase encodes the protein MRRSPLDAWLAGRMGLERLAPEAVQAWRMAELRRTLAWARQASPFHAARLAGVDLDALRGPSDLAVLPRMEAADLAQPGLLTVSQDEVERVVSLPTSGSSGPPKRLSFSRADLARTIDFFAVGMGTLAGPGDAVLVLLPGRREWGVADLLVRALPGIGARAVLPPEPWAPAELPEFMAAHGVTCLVAAPTQLRALLALPSQAFGIVRAVLSSAEPLPGDLRAELQAAWGCEVFDHWGMTETGYGGGVECAAHSGYHLREADVLVEIAAPGSGALLPLGAVGEILVTTLGERAMPLVRYRTGDAACWLSGPCPCGSPLGRLGRVPGRIGPGGTIVQIRKGERRA